Proteins co-encoded in one Cynocephalus volans isolate mCynVol1 chromosome 11, mCynVol1.pri, whole genome shotgun sequence genomic window:
- the PIGR gene encoding polymeric immunoglobulin receptor translates to MFFLLACMLAVFPVVSMKSPIFGPQEVSRVEGDSVSIQCFYPPSSVNRHTRKYWCQQGASGHCTTLISSTGYVSKDYVGRANLTNFPENGTFVVNIAQLTQNDSGRYKCGLGLNIRGLSFDVSLEVSQGPELTNDTEVYTVDLGGSVTINCPFNRENAEKRKSLCKKTGEDCELVIDSNNNVNPSYSGRASLLIQGTSQLVFSVVINRLRLSDAGLYVCQAGDDSDGDKKNADLQVLKPEPELVYGDLGGSVNFDCALGTEEADVAQFLCQASSGDTCDVVINTLGTRASGFEGRILLNTTEKNGLFSVLITGLRKEDAGSYLCGAHPEGLLQEGWPIQEWQLFVNEETVIPRSPSVVKGVTGGSVAVLCSYNPKEDNSLKYWCRWEGTQNGQCSLLVQSEGLVQEQYEGRLALSEEPGNGTYTVILNQLTTQDAGFYWCLTNGDNRWRTVKELKLVEGKPNLKVPENVTAVLGETLKLPCHFPCKFYSHEKYWCKWSNQGCQVLPSQDEGPSQAFVNCDQSSRLISLTLSSVSRADEGWYWCGVKRGHFYGETAAVYVAVEENVEGSSGVSNEVVESIVRGRENKAMQNPRLFAEESVVEDAADQASGSRASSDLSSSEGQGRSSRVLVSTLVPLGLVLALGVVAVGVARARHRKNVDRLSIRSYRTDMSMSDLRNSRDFGANDNIGASPDTQETSLAGKDEFAATTESTMEIIEPKKAKRSSKEDAEMAYTAFLLQSNSVATEVQDGPRDA, encoded by the exons ATGTTCTTCCTGCTTGCCTGCATGCTGGCTGTCTTCCCAG TGGTCTCCATGAAGAGTCCCATATTTGGCCCCCAGGAGGTGAGCAGAGTGGAAGGTGATTCAGTGTCCATCCAGTGCTTTTACCCCCCCAGCTCCGTCAACCGGCACACCCGCAAGTACTGGTGCCAGCAAGGGGCCAGCGGCCACTGCACGACCCTCATCTCCTCCACGGGCTATGTCTCCAAGGACTATGTGGGCAGAGCCAACCTCACCAACTTCCCAGAGAATGGCACATTCGTGGTCAACATTGCCCAGCTCACCCAGAATGACTCCGGGCGCTACAAGTGTGGTCTGGGCCTCAATATCCGAGGCCTGTCCTTCGATGTAAGCCTGGAGGTCAGCCAGG GTCCTGAGCTTACAAATGACACAGAAGTCTACACAGTAGACCTGGGCGGATCAGTAACCATCAACTGCCCTTTCAACCGTGAGAATGCTGAGAAGAGGAAGTCCTTGTGCAAGAAGACAGGCGAGGACTGCGAGCTAGTTATTGACTCCAATAATAATGTGAACCCCAGCTATAGTGGCAGAGCAAGCCTTCTTATTCAGGGCACCAGCCAGTTAGTATTCAGCGTTGTCATTAACCGACTCAGGCTCAGTGATGCTGGGCTGTATGTCTGCCAGGCCGGGGATGATTCCGATGGTGATAAGAAGAATGCTGACCTCCAAGTGCTAAAGCCCGAGCCTGAGCTGGTTTATGGAGACCTGGGGGGCTCAGTGAACTTTGATTGTGCTCTAGGCACTGAGGAGGCAGATGTGGCCCAATTTCTGTGCCAGGCGAGCAGTGGAGACACCTGTGATGTGGTCATCAATACCCTGGGGACGAGGGCTTCAGGCTTTGAGGGCAGGATCCTGCTCAATACCACAGAGAAGAATGGCCTCTTCAGTGTGCTGATCACAGGCCTGAGGAAGGAGGATGCAGGGAGCTACCTGTGCGGAGCCCACCCCGAGGGTCTGCTGCAGGAAGGCTGGCCCATCCAAGAGTGGCAACTCTTCGTCAATGAGG AGACCGTGATTCCCCGTAGTCCCTCTGTGGTGAAGGGCGTAACAGGAGGCTCTGTGGCTGTGCTCTGCTCCTACAACCCTAAGGAAGACAACAGCCTCAAGTACTGGTGTCGCTGGGAAGGGACTCAGAATGGCCAGTGCTCGCTGCTGGTGCAGAGTGAGGGGCTGGTTCAGGAACAGTATGAGGGCAGGCTTGCACTGTCTGAAGAGCCAGGCAATGGCACCTACACGGTCATACTCAACCAGCTCACCACCCAGGATGCTGGCTTCTACTGGTGTCTGACCAACGGTGATAATCGCTGGAGGACCGTCAAGGAGCTCAAGCTTGTTGAAG GAAAACCCAACCTCAAGGTACCAGAGAATGTCACTGCTGTTCTGGGAGAGACTCTGAAGCTTCCCTGCCACTTCCCGTGCAAATTCTACTCCCATGAGAAATACTGGTGCAAATGGAGCAACCAGGGCTGCCAAGTCCTGCCCAGCCAAGATGAAGGCCCCAGCCAGGCCTTTGTGAACTGCGACCAGAGTAGCCGGCTCATCTCCTTGACCCTGAGCTCAGTCAGCAGGGCGGATGAGGGCTGGTATTGGTGTGGAGTGAAGCGTGGCCACTTCTATGGAGAGACAGCAGCCGTCTACGTGGCGGTGGAGGAGAACGTGGAAG GGTCCTCCGGTGTCAGCAATGAGGTGGTAGAGTCAATTGTCAGGGGGAGAGAGAACAAAGCCATGCAGAATCCCAGGCTTTTTGCAGAGGAAAGCGTGGTAGAGGATGCAGCAGACCAAGCCAGTGGCAGCAGAGCATCCTCGGATCTCAGCAG CTCTGAGGGACAAGGCAGGAGCTCCAGAGTGCTGGTCTCCACCCTGGTGCCCCTGGGCCTGGTGCTGGCGCTGGGGGTCGTGGCTGTGGGGGTGGCCAGAGCCCGGCACAGGAAGAATGTTG ACCGGCTTTCCATTAGAAGCTACAGGACAGACATGAGCATGTCGGACCTCAGGAACTCCAGGGATTTTGGAGCCAATGACAACATAGGAGCCTCTCCAGACACTCAGGAGACATCCCTTGCAGGAAAAGATG AGTTTGCTGCCACCACTGAGAGCACCATGGAAATCATAGAACCCAAGAAGGCAAAAAGG TCATCCAAGGAGGACGCCGAGATGGCCTACACAGCCTTTCTGCTCCAGTCCAACAGCGTGGCCACCGAGGTCCAGGACGGCCCCAGGGATGCCTAG